In a genomic window of Jaculus jaculus isolate mJacJac1 chromosome 8, mJacJac1.mat.Y.cur, whole genome shotgun sequence:
- the Kifc1 gene encoding kinesin-like protein KIFC1 isoform X2, which translates to MEPQRPPLLEVKGNSELKTPLVKASSRLPLPGSRLKRGPDQMENALEPAKKRTRGLGAVTKTDTSRPRVPPLSTVSQTHGQTTAQKVPKKTGPRCSTAATAVLKSQKPAPAVPAQKPGTSAAPPPVVTGKKPGKRPAWDLKGQLCDLTAELKRCREKTQTLNQENQQLREQLREAQEQAAALGAARSSLEGELGSVRAQAEQGRQELESLSARVLELEDRLGTQEGLVQELQKEQSELQEERRALAARLEEQERRLQVSEASLSSSQAEVVSLRQETAAQAALLAERGDRLHGLEMERRRLHNQLQELKGNIRVFCRVRPVLAGEPTPSPGFLLFPPGPAGSSDPPVRLSLSRSDDRRGTLSGLPAPPTRHDFSFDRVFPPGSRQDEVFEEIAMLVQSALDGYPVCIFAYGQTGSGKTFTMEGGPGGDPQLEGLIPRALRHLFSVAQEMSGQGWTYSFVASYVEIYNETVRDLLATGTRKGQGGECEIRRAGPGSEELTVTNARYVPVSCEKEVEALLHLARQNRAVARTAQNERSSRSHSVFQLQISGEHAARGLQCGAPLNLVDLAGSERLDPGLALGPGERDRLRETQAINSSLSTLGLVIMALSNKEPHVPYRNSKLTYLLQNSLGGSAKMLMFVNISPLEENVSESLNSLRFASKVNQCVIGTAQANKK; encoded by the exons AAACGAACACGAGGCCTGGGTGCAGTGACCAAAACTGACACATCCCGTCCCAGAGTACCACCCCTGTCCACCGTGTCACAGACACATGGCCAGACTACAG CTCAGAAAGTCCCCAAGAAGACAGGACCTCGTTGTTCCACAGCTGCTACTGCAG TGCTGAAGAGCCAGAAGCCAGCCCCTGCCGTTCCTGCCCAGAAGCCCGGCA CCTCAGCTGCTCCTCCTCCCGTGGTGACAGGGAAGAAACCCGGCAAACGTCCTGCCTGGGACTTAAAGGGTCAGTTATGTGACCTAACCGCTGAGCTGAAGCGCTGTCGCGAGAAGACGCAAACCCTGAACCAGGAGAACCAGCAGCTGCGGGAGCAGCTCCGGGAGGCGCAGGAGCAGGCGGCGGCCCTGGGCGCAGCGCGCAGCTCTCTGGAAGGGGAGCTGGGCAGCGTGCGCGCGCAGGCCGAGCAAGGCCGCCAGGAGCTGGAGAGTCTCAGCGCCCGGGTCTTGGAGCTGGAGGACCGGCTAGGCACACAGGAGGGCCTGGTTCAAGAGCTCCAGAAAGAACAGTCGGAATTACAGGAGGAACGGAGGGCCCTGGCCGCGCGGCTGGAGGAGCAGGAG AGGAGGCTGCAGGTATCAGAAGCATCTCTGTCGAGCAGCCAAGCTGAGGTGGTATCCCTGCGACAGGAGACTGCAGCCCAGGCAGCTTTACTGGCTGAGCGGGGAGACCGGCTCCACGGGCTAGAGATGGAGCGTCGGCGACTGCACAACCAGCTTCAGGAGCTCAAGGGCAATATCCGAGTATTCTGCCGGGTTCGCCCTGTCCTGGCAGGAGAGCCCACTCCATCCCCTGGCTTCCTTTTGTTTCCCCCTGGCCCTGCTGGGTCCTCTGATCCTCCAGTCCGCCTTAGCCTCTCGCGATCTGATGATCGGCGTGGGACCCTAAGTGGATTGCCAGCCCCCCCTActcgccatgatttctctttTGATCGGGTGTTCCCGCCAGGAAGCAGGCAGGATGAAGTGTTTGAGGAGATCGCCATGCTCGTCCAGTCAGCCTTGGACGGCTACCCTGTTTGCATCTTTGCCTATGGCCAGACGGGCAGTGGCAAGACATTCACAATGGAGGGTGGGCCTGGGGGAGACCCCCAGCTGGAGGGGCTGATCCCTCGGGCCCTGCGGCACCTCTTCTCTGTGGCTCAGGAGATGAGTGGCCAGGGCTGGACCTACAGCTTTGTGGCTAGCTATGTAGAGATCTACAATGAGACTGTCCGAGACCTGCTGGCCACTGGGACCCGGAAGGGCCAAGGAGGCGAGTGCGAGATTCGCCGGGCAGGACCGGGCAGTGAGGAGCTGACTGTGACCAATGCAAGATATGTCCCAGTGTCTTGTGAGAAAGAG GTGGAGGCCTTGCTGCATTTGGCTCGCCAGAATCGGGCCGTGGCCCGCACAGCCCAGAACGAGCGGTCATCTCGCAGCCACAGTGTGTTCCAGCTGCAGATCTCTGGGGAGCATGCTGCTAGGGGCCTGCAGTGTGGGGCCCCCCTCAATCTTGTGGACCTGGCTGGAAGTGAGAGACTAGATCCTGGCCTAGCCCTGGGCCCTGGAGAGCGGGATCGTCTTAGGGAGACACAGGCCATTAACAGCAGTTTGTCTACGCTGGGACTGGTGATCATGGCCTTGAGCAACAAG GAGCCTCATGTGCCTTACCGGAACAGCAAACTTACCTACCTGCTGCAGAATTCTCTGGGTGGCAGTGCTAAGAT gctcatgtttgTGAACATTTCCCCCCTGGAGGAGAACGTCTCCGAGTCACTCAACTCTCTACGCTTTGCTTCCAAG
- the Kifc1 gene encoding kinesin-like protein KIFC1 isoform X1 yields the protein MEPQRPPLLEVKGNSELKTPLVKASSRLPLPGSRLKRGPDQMENALEPAKKRTRGLGAVTKTDTSRPRVPPLSTVSQTHGQTTGAAQKVPKKTGPRCSTAATAVLKSQKPAPAVPAQKPGTSAAPPPVVTGKKPGKRPAWDLKGQLCDLTAELKRCREKTQTLNQENQQLREQLREAQEQAAALGAARSSLEGELGSVRAQAEQGRQELESLSARVLELEDRLGTQEGLVQELQKEQSELQEERRALAARLEEQERRLQVSEASLSSSQAEVVSLRQETAAQAALLAERGDRLHGLEMERRRLHNQLQELKGNIRVFCRVRPVLAGEPTPSPGFLLFPPGPAGSSDPPVRLSLSRSDDRRGTLSGLPAPPTRHDFSFDRVFPPGSRQDEVFEEIAMLVQSALDGYPVCIFAYGQTGSGKTFTMEGGPGGDPQLEGLIPRALRHLFSVAQEMSGQGWTYSFVASYVEIYNETVRDLLATGTRKGQGGECEIRRAGPGSEELTVTNARYVPVSCEKEVEALLHLARQNRAVARTAQNERSSRSHSVFQLQISGEHAARGLQCGAPLNLVDLAGSERLDPGLALGPGERDRLRETQAINSSLSTLGLVIMALSNKEPHVPYRNSKLTYLLQNSLGGSAKMLMFVNISPLEENVSESLNSLRFASKVNQCVIGTAQANKK from the exons AAACGAACACGAGGCCTGGGTGCAGTGACCAAAACTGACACATCCCGTCCCAGAGTACCACCCCTGTCCACCGTGTCACAGACACATGGCCAGACTACAGGTGCAG CTCAGAAAGTCCCCAAGAAGACAGGACCTCGTTGTTCCACAGCTGCTACTGCAG TGCTGAAGAGCCAGAAGCCAGCCCCTGCCGTTCCTGCCCAGAAGCCCGGCA CCTCAGCTGCTCCTCCTCCCGTGGTGACAGGGAAGAAACCCGGCAAACGTCCTGCCTGGGACTTAAAGGGTCAGTTATGTGACCTAACCGCTGAGCTGAAGCGCTGTCGCGAGAAGACGCAAACCCTGAACCAGGAGAACCAGCAGCTGCGGGAGCAGCTCCGGGAGGCGCAGGAGCAGGCGGCGGCCCTGGGCGCAGCGCGCAGCTCTCTGGAAGGGGAGCTGGGCAGCGTGCGCGCGCAGGCCGAGCAAGGCCGCCAGGAGCTGGAGAGTCTCAGCGCCCGGGTCTTGGAGCTGGAGGACCGGCTAGGCACACAGGAGGGCCTGGTTCAAGAGCTCCAGAAAGAACAGTCGGAATTACAGGAGGAACGGAGGGCCCTGGCCGCGCGGCTGGAGGAGCAGGAG AGGAGGCTGCAGGTATCAGAAGCATCTCTGTCGAGCAGCCAAGCTGAGGTGGTATCCCTGCGACAGGAGACTGCAGCCCAGGCAGCTTTACTGGCTGAGCGGGGAGACCGGCTCCACGGGCTAGAGATGGAGCGTCGGCGACTGCACAACCAGCTTCAGGAGCTCAAGGGCAATATCCGAGTATTCTGCCGGGTTCGCCCTGTCCTGGCAGGAGAGCCCACTCCATCCCCTGGCTTCCTTTTGTTTCCCCCTGGCCCTGCTGGGTCCTCTGATCCTCCAGTCCGCCTTAGCCTCTCGCGATCTGATGATCGGCGTGGGACCCTAAGTGGATTGCCAGCCCCCCCTActcgccatgatttctctttTGATCGGGTGTTCCCGCCAGGAAGCAGGCAGGATGAAGTGTTTGAGGAGATCGCCATGCTCGTCCAGTCAGCCTTGGACGGCTACCCTGTTTGCATCTTTGCCTATGGCCAGACGGGCAGTGGCAAGACATTCACAATGGAGGGTGGGCCTGGGGGAGACCCCCAGCTGGAGGGGCTGATCCCTCGGGCCCTGCGGCACCTCTTCTCTGTGGCTCAGGAGATGAGTGGCCAGGGCTGGACCTACAGCTTTGTGGCTAGCTATGTAGAGATCTACAATGAGACTGTCCGAGACCTGCTGGCCACTGGGACCCGGAAGGGCCAAGGAGGCGAGTGCGAGATTCGCCGGGCAGGACCGGGCAGTGAGGAGCTGACTGTGACCAATGCAAGATATGTCCCAGTGTCTTGTGAGAAAGAG GTGGAGGCCTTGCTGCATTTGGCTCGCCAGAATCGGGCCGTGGCCCGCACAGCCCAGAACGAGCGGTCATCTCGCAGCCACAGTGTGTTCCAGCTGCAGATCTCTGGGGAGCATGCTGCTAGGGGCCTGCAGTGTGGGGCCCCCCTCAATCTTGTGGACCTGGCTGGAAGTGAGAGACTAGATCCTGGCCTAGCCCTGGGCCCTGGAGAGCGGGATCGTCTTAGGGAGACACAGGCCATTAACAGCAGTTTGTCTACGCTGGGACTGGTGATCATGGCCTTGAGCAACAAG GAGCCTCATGTGCCTTACCGGAACAGCAAACTTACCTACCTGCTGCAGAATTCTCTGGGTGGCAGTGCTAAGAT gctcatgtttgTGAACATTTCCCCCCTGGAGGAGAACGTCTCCGAGTCACTCAACTCTCTACGCTTTGCTTCCAAG
- the Kifc1 gene encoding kinesin-like protein KIFC1 isoform X3 — protein sequence MEPQRPPLLEVKGNSELKTPLVKASSRLPLPGSRLKRGPDQMENALEPAKKRTRGLGAVTKTDTSRPRVPPLSTVSQTHGQTTGAAQKVPKKTGPRCSTAATAVLKSQKPAPAVPAQKPGTSAAPPPVVTGKKPGKRPAWDLKGQLCDLTAELKRCREKTQTLNQENQQLREQLREAQEQAAALGAARSSLEGELGSVRAQAEQGRQELESLSARVLELEDRLGTQEGLVQELQKEQSELQEERRALAARLEEQERRLQVSEASLSSSQAEVVSLRQETAAQAALLAERGDRLHGLEMERRRLHNQLQELKGNIRVFCRVRPVLAGEPTPSPGFLLFPPGPAGSSDPPVRLSLSRSDDRRGTLSGLPAPPTRHDFSFDRVFPPGSRQDEVFEEIAMLVQSALDGYPVCIFAYGQTGSGKTFTMEGGPGGDPQLEGLIPRALRHLFSVAQEMSGQGWTYSFVASYVEIYNETVRDLLATGTRKGQGGECEIRRAGPGSEELTVTNARYVPVSCEKEVEALLHLARQNRAVARTAQNERSSRSHSVFQLQISGEHAARGLQCGAPLNLVDLAGSERLDPGLALGPGERDRLRETQAINSSLSTLGLVIMALSNKEPHVPYRNSKLTYLLQNSLGGSAKMLMFVNISPLEENVSESLNSLRFASKHLICCAHPP from the exons AAACGAACACGAGGCCTGGGTGCAGTGACCAAAACTGACACATCCCGTCCCAGAGTACCACCCCTGTCCACCGTGTCACAGACACATGGCCAGACTACAGGTGCAG CTCAGAAAGTCCCCAAGAAGACAGGACCTCGTTGTTCCACAGCTGCTACTGCAG TGCTGAAGAGCCAGAAGCCAGCCCCTGCCGTTCCTGCCCAGAAGCCCGGCA CCTCAGCTGCTCCTCCTCCCGTGGTGACAGGGAAGAAACCCGGCAAACGTCCTGCCTGGGACTTAAAGGGTCAGTTATGTGACCTAACCGCTGAGCTGAAGCGCTGTCGCGAGAAGACGCAAACCCTGAACCAGGAGAACCAGCAGCTGCGGGAGCAGCTCCGGGAGGCGCAGGAGCAGGCGGCGGCCCTGGGCGCAGCGCGCAGCTCTCTGGAAGGGGAGCTGGGCAGCGTGCGCGCGCAGGCCGAGCAAGGCCGCCAGGAGCTGGAGAGTCTCAGCGCCCGGGTCTTGGAGCTGGAGGACCGGCTAGGCACACAGGAGGGCCTGGTTCAAGAGCTCCAGAAAGAACAGTCGGAATTACAGGAGGAACGGAGGGCCCTGGCCGCGCGGCTGGAGGAGCAGGAG AGGAGGCTGCAGGTATCAGAAGCATCTCTGTCGAGCAGCCAAGCTGAGGTGGTATCCCTGCGACAGGAGACTGCAGCCCAGGCAGCTTTACTGGCTGAGCGGGGAGACCGGCTCCACGGGCTAGAGATGGAGCGTCGGCGACTGCACAACCAGCTTCAGGAGCTCAAGGGCAATATCCGAGTATTCTGCCGGGTTCGCCCTGTCCTGGCAGGAGAGCCCACTCCATCCCCTGGCTTCCTTTTGTTTCCCCCTGGCCCTGCTGGGTCCTCTGATCCTCCAGTCCGCCTTAGCCTCTCGCGATCTGATGATCGGCGTGGGACCCTAAGTGGATTGCCAGCCCCCCCTActcgccatgatttctctttTGATCGGGTGTTCCCGCCAGGAAGCAGGCAGGATGAAGTGTTTGAGGAGATCGCCATGCTCGTCCAGTCAGCCTTGGACGGCTACCCTGTTTGCATCTTTGCCTATGGCCAGACGGGCAGTGGCAAGACATTCACAATGGAGGGTGGGCCTGGGGGAGACCCCCAGCTGGAGGGGCTGATCCCTCGGGCCCTGCGGCACCTCTTCTCTGTGGCTCAGGAGATGAGTGGCCAGGGCTGGACCTACAGCTTTGTGGCTAGCTATGTAGAGATCTACAATGAGACTGTCCGAGACCTGCTGGCCACTGGGACCCGGAAGGGCCAAGGAGGCGAGTGCGAGATTCGCCGGGCAGGACCGGGCAGTGAGGAGCTGACTGTGACCAATGCAAGATATGTCCCAGTGTCTTGTGAGAAAGAG GTGGAGGCCTTGCTGCATTTGGCTCGCCAGAATCGGGCCGTGGCCCGCACAGCCCAGAACGAGCGGTCATCTCGCAGCCACAGTGTGTTCCAGCTGCAGATCTCTGGGGAGCATGCTGCTAGGGGCCTGCAGTGTGGGGCCCCCCTCAATCTTGTGGACCTGGCTGGAAGTGAGAGACTAGATCCTGGCCTAGCCCTGGGCCCTGGAGAGCGGGATCGTCTTAGGGAGACACAGGCCATTAACAGCAGTTTGTCTACGCTGGGACTGGTGATCATGGCCTTGAGCAACAAG GAGCCTCATGTGCCTTACCGGAACAGCAAACTTACCTACCTGCTGCAGAATTCTCTGGGTGGCAGTGCTAAGAT gctcatgtttgTGAACATTTCCCCCCTGGAGGAGAACGTCTCCGAGTCACTCAACTCTCTACGCTTTGCTTCCAAG CATCTGATCTGCTGTGCTCATCCACCCTGA